The following are encoded together in the Aciduricibacillus chroicocephali genome:
- the yhbY gene encoding ribosome assembly RNA-binding protein YhbY translates to MLTGKQKRFLRGKANRIKPIFQVGKSGVNDNMIEQVGEALEKRELIKISILQNCLEDKDEVAEALAKGTGAELVQVIGNQIILYKESEENKEIVLP, encoded by the coding sequence ATGCTTACAGGGAAACAAAAAAGATTTTTGCGAGGAAAAGCAAACCGTATAAAACCGATTTTTCAAGTCGGAAAGAGCGGTGTAAATGATAATATGATCGAACAGGTTGGGGAGGCGCTTGAAAAGCGTGAACTCATTAAAATAAGTATTTTGCAGAACTGCCTTGAAGATAAAGACGAGGTAGCGGAGGCACTTGCAAAAGGAACAGGCGCAGAGCTTGTACAGGTGATCGGGAACCAGATCATTCTCTACAAGGAATCTGAAGAAAATAAGGAAATCGTTCTTCCGTAG